GTGGTCGCCTCGCGGCGCAGTGTCCGGTCGGGGTTCACGACGGTGGGGTGGCCGACGGCCTCGAGCAGGGGGAGGTCGGTCGCCGAATCGGTGTAGGTGTAGCTGGCGGTGAGGTCGTAGCCTTCCGACTCGGCGAGACGGTGGAGCCCCTCGACTTTTGCCGGGCCCTTGCAGAAGAACGGGACCTCGCCGGTGAACAGGCCCTCATCGTCGACGGCGAGTTCGGTGGCGATGAGATGGTCGGCGCCGAGTTCGTCGGCGATGGGAGTCACCAGGACACGGGCGGATGCGGTGATGATCGCCACGTGGTGGCCCAGGGCGTGATGCCGGGCGATGAGAGTGCGGGCCTCAGAGTAGATGACCGGGACGATCACGTCCTGGAGTGCACCGTGGGCGACGTCGGCGAGATCGGCCTGTCGACGGCCGCGGATCATGGCGACCAGGGTGTCCCGTGTGGTGTTTAGGGAGTTGTCGTCGTGGCCGCTGATCATGTAGTTGCCGAGCATCATGAGCATACGCAGCATGTCGGTGGTGGTGATCAGGCCACGTTCGGCCAGGGGCTTGCGGTAGGCCATGGACGCCGAGGTGTCGATGATGGTCTTGTCCAGGTCGAAGACGGCGAGGACGGTTGACGGGTCAACGCCGGGGTCGGTGGTGATGGACTCGATCAGCTCGGCGACGGGTGTGTTCTCGGCATGGGTGTCGTCCGGCTCGCGTGGTTCTCCCTGCGGCGTAGTCACATCTACACCATACGTCCCAATGGTCACGTTCGTTACCCTGCGCCTCATATTTTCCTCTCGTGGCGAGCATTGTCCACAGGGGCTGGGGACAACGACGCAGAATCTGGTCCGAAGTTGTCCACAGGTTCGTCTCCTGCTGGTCCGGCTCTACCGTCGTATTGGCCGGTAATGCCACTATCTACCGCCATGAGGGGAACACGAGGTGTCAGGGGAGTGTCCGGCAGGTACAGCAGCGGCGATCGCCGGCAGAAGGGGGCCTCGCCGGTCCTGTTGATGCTCGATGATCCAGGGCTGGTGGACGAGGTCGCCATGATCGTCACGGTGACCGGGCGGCGCATTGTCCGGGAGGATGAGACCACCAACCTGCCCGGCCTGGTTGTGGTGACGGACTCCTTGGACCCTCACGTGCCGGAGACGGCAGGAGGCCGGTCTTCGGTGCGGATCATCCGGGTCAGTGGTACGCCGGTCGTCGGGTCTGACACCCTGCAGATTCCGGAGGCGGCGAATCAGTTGGCCGCGGCGATCGGCTGTCACGATCCACTCGATATCGCTGTCGCGGGTGTGGTCGGTGGAGCCGGGGCCAGCGTCTTTTCCGCC
The genomic region above belongs to Corynebacterium glyciniphilum AJ 3170 and contains:
- a CDS encoding HAD family hydrolase; the protein is MTTPQGEPREPDDTHAENTPVAELIESITTDPGVDPSTVLAVFDLDKTIIDTSASMAYRKPLAERGLITTTDMLRMLMMLGNYMISGHDDNSLNTTRDTLVAMIRGRRQADLADVAHGALQDVIVPVIYSEARTLIARHHALGHHVAIITASARVLVTPIADELGADHLIATELAVDDEGLFTGEVPFFCKGPAKVEGLHRLAESEGYDLTASYTYTDSATDLPLLEAVGHPTVVNPDRTLRREATTRNWPIAKFGRTEPLFTLPEHTGAIAGTSAAVALVGTVAAGLLVWLRGREDE